TCCGCCGGGGAGAACACCTGTCGCACGTGCAGCAGGCACACGGCGCGTGAAAGGAGTCCGACACCGCTCGATGCCGCACGAGCAACAGGCGTTGCACGTGCACTGTGAGCCgaagactactgcaatgcgacgcacttgagagcgcggctctgagccccgcactcactTTTTCCCCTTGCCACGTTCGTcccgtctttctctccttcatctttttcttccaattgcccccttccccgtgcagtgctgttgaggtgtcctcctgtgagagacagttacggcgctgcacttatctcttccgtttccttttctaaaatcacttcacacacacaccgACGAGGGATTATTTCTCAGCGTTGGCACACACCGGCGCGCTACCGACtgcagtctcggaggccacgcaaaaaagcgcgcgcgcgcaatTAGATAGGCGCATCATAATGATTTCCAGTTAAAACGCACAAATGAAGGAAGCAAGTGAACAGAAAGACGCTGTCGGCTGGACAGAGAAGTAGGTGGAGTTCCTACGTCAGGCTTTACGATGACACTCGCATGCGCTGCAGTATAGTTCTGCATTTCCaacgatatttatttatttacgctcTTGGTACCTTGCGAACCTTCAAACCGCCAGTTGATAAACTACGTCTTTCGGACCACTTGCTTCCTTTTCTTGtgagttgttttctttttgctggaAATTCTTAGACTGCAGAGTCAACTAGCCCAACCTCCAGCTTCAAATGCCATTCGATGTCCAGAAGAAAGCGCGCGCAAGGAGCCCTGCTACACACGGCTCGTTCGTGACGCGTTTTCGGCGGCGGCTATTTCAGTTCTCTTTACAGACCTTAAAACCAGATTACGCAACACGAAAATAGTGACTATACGTTATCAAGTGACACACTCTCAATAATTAATCTCCTACCACCAAATTACATTTGCACTGCCACTtgaatgccaatcgcattaacgACGATAAACATCCCCGCCAGACTTCTTTTGATTGCGTAATCTACGTACAGCTGAAGTTGCTTTTTTCTGTACTGTCCCTTTAACCGCGAGAGTTTGATTCTGACATCATGTGTAGTCCTCCAGTGACATATCTCACCGCATCATCTCTCACTCGGAGAAGCATTGCGCAAAATCAACAACGGAGTGGGCGCGAATGGAACGATAACACAGTAGACATGCGAAAGAGAACGCGCCCATCGAATGATGCGATTGGGAAATTTCTAGGGGTAGCTTGGGTAGGCTTGACGCAGAGCACGACGTAGTTTCAGGTCCCTGGTACGGGCCTTGTGCAGTCCAACCTAATCGGCAATACCCTGGCTCCTCCAGGAAGAACGAGGCCTGGACGATGGCCAGCTGACCTGCGGTCAACTCCTCGCCAGCGCCGGGGTGCACTCCGACCGGAGGTCAGCTCTGCTGCAGCAGCACGGCCCGAACGAGTACACTTCCGTCGCGCGACGCTCTCGGATCCCAGGGACGCAATGGCTGGCGATTGGATCCTTCCTGTGGCTGCTGCGAAGTCATTACTTAACAGCCGGGATAGCAGCCTTCGTGGTCACCGCACTCTGGCTTTCACAAACCTGCGAGTGCTTAATAGGCAGGTTCCGCTCCCGCCGCGTCGTCCACTCTCCCACAACCCTAGCTCTACCAAATGCCGAGGAAGTCGAGTCCAGTCTGCTGGTTCCCGGCGATGTCATCGCCTTGAAGCAAGGAGACAGGGCACCCTGCGACATGGTGTTGCTGTCCGGCGACTGCGTCGTGGACCAAGGCGACGTCGCATTGCCCCGCATGGCCGCCAGGTGGCCCTTGACAGCGCCGGAGGGCGAACTCTTCAGTGTCCACAAGCACCGAACGAGCGTCATCCTGCGCCCTTCCAGAATCGCCTGTTCGCGGGGCCAACTCCTCGCCGTCGTCCTCAGGACCGGTGCCGCCACAGAAAGCGCACTGCTGTGCTCAAGCCCGGAATGGCTGTACGTAGAAGACGAAGAGGGGCTCGGGCCGGCTCAGTGGGCAGTGGCGGCCGCTGCGTTTCTGCTCTCGCTACTGTTCTGGCTCGGCCGAGACCGTTTCACGTGGGACGAAGTGCTCCTCCGGGCGCTCAGCCTTCACCTGCTGCTGTTCCCTCCTCGAGCGCTCCTCGCCAACTGGCTTCTGGAGAAGGTCGCGGTGTCGGCTCTAGCCTCGGCCAGAGCGACGAGTTCGCGGAGCGCCCTCTCGTCGGTCGCCCGCTGGGGCAGAACGAGTCGTGTCGCCATCGACAGTGCGGGCGCGTTGTGCGAGGCCGCAGAGAAGTTGGCCGGAGTGCTCCCTGCGGGGTGCCATGGTTTCGCGCCAGTCATCGCACGCGGGCTGTCTCAGCTACCACGAGGACATCCGCTTCGATGGGCAGCGGCAGCCGTGGGGGCTGCGCTGTGGAAAGAAGGAAGCGACGCCACGGGACATCCGCACGAAGTGGCAACTTTCGCGGCCGCGGGTTCCGGCCTTAAAGCAGATGGTGACGGCTACGGCTTGGACACACCCCCAGAGTCCCCAGGACCACCGTTGAGGCTGGCTCCCTTTGTGAACCCCTTCTGGAGTACCCAGCGCCTCGACGAAGACCTGAGGGAGACCCGTGACCCACCGGATGTGATATCATCTGTCGTCGTAGAGGTGAGCCGAAGCTGCGAACCGCCTTGGACCAATGACTGCTGCGAAGGTAGCAAGGGAGACTATCAGCCTCGCGCTCCCTCTGTCAGAACCGTCAGAAGCCAACGAACGAGCGTTGGGGAACGGCCGCCTTCAGCCGAGATTCCTCAAATACGAGTGCATGCGCCCCCCAGCCGTTTTTCTCCGTATCCCGCCTTGTTAGCCGGCGCGCGGGCGATACGGCGCCTGTCGGGCCAAGTAGCAAACAGTTGCCCGCTGTGTCACAAGAAGCGGCCCCCTGCACCGGAGCCGGAAGCGTCAAAGCCTGTGACGCCGGAGTTGCCAGAACCCGCGAGTACATGTCGCAACGACATGAAACCAGTCATCGAAGAACACCAGGCACAGGACTTGCTCCGCGAGAGAAGCGAGTGTCGAAGACTGTGCGTACTAGAATGTGAGCCCCGTCGCGCCGGCAGGGATTGGACCACGATCGTGTACGAAACCAGAAACCACCGAGAGATCGTTTGCGTCGGTAGACCGGGTGACGTATTCCCGCTGTGCCAAGGCGATCACCCGGCGCCATGTAACGCAAAAGCCGTGTCAGCGTCGTTTCACGAACGCGGTTTCGGCATAGCCGCGATCGCTGGCAGAAGCTGTCTTGACGAGGGTTCTCGCACCGACACCGCGAGAGACTGCGACTTGAACTTCGAAGGTCTGTTGTTCTTTGAACCCGTGATGAACCCGCAAGCTGCTCCCGCCGTTGAAGAGCTGCGGCGCATTGATCTCCGTCCAGTAGTCGTGGACGAGGCAAACGTCTACCGCTGCATCGCCGTAGCCCGCAGCACTGGCGTCGTGCTGCCCGACGAGCCACTCATGCTCGTGGCGACCCGCAAAACCGTGTTCGGAGGCCCCGCCGTCGACATTCGTATCCTGACGACGCCCTCGCTCTTCGAGCTACCGAAACAAAAAGTAACAGCGTGCAAATTCCTTCGTAATGCTATTCAGACGTAGCAGACGACGTCGTCGACGTCTGCCGGAATACAATCGAACCTCGCTAGAACGAAGTCGTATCCGGCTTGGAAATACTGTCGTTATGTCCAATATAGGCCTTTATTTGTTAGATGCTATTAGCGAGAAACACTTTAAATTCGTTATATCCGTGTTTGTTATATCGCGGCTCGACTAGCTGTACCAACAAGCCGGCAGCAACAGCTGGTGGCGGCGCCTTGCTAcgctgccatatatatatatatatatatatatatatatatagcatgtcAGAAGCGCATTTCATTCAGCACAACTTTTCCGTAATATCAAATATTTGAATTAATATTCGTGATGGTCACTGCCGCTACCAGCATCCAGCTTATATGCATTCGCATATAAGCGTAATTCTGTCAGTGGCTGCGACAAATATCCTGCCCGTTAGATTAAACACAATGTCGCCAGCAGCGCTGCTGTTAATTCGCCTCTACCTCATCTGGTGCAGGCAGTGCGTCCACGTGAAGCCCGTCAAATGCTTAGCTATAGCTGCTAGCGCAGGCGAGCACCAACTTTTGTGAGACCCAGCGCCTTACGACGGAGTGAATTTGCGAGACGATGGAGGTAATGGCGCGTGCCCTCCAAGTGCGGGCAGGTAATCACCGTCGCGCAAGTTCACTCCGTCGTAAGGCCTCACAAAAGCCGGCGCTCGTAAGACCACGACCGGCTGGCTTTACGTGACCGATTGATCCTTCTGTGTGTCGCTTCTCCTGTAGTGTCCTGTTTCCTAATTTCGCACGACTAGCAGTACGTGTCCCTCTCTCCAATGCTAAACCTGTCTATTAAACATATGTAGTCGCAtacagaagacgacgacgccaaCTGTTGTTGTCCAGCCTGGATAAAAAATTGCGGGCGACGACTGCGCATAAACATAACTATTGAATGACAGTAAAGTTGTGACTTTTCTAGTGTATAAGCATCCTACTAGATTACAGGTTAGATAGCATGAAGTAAACAAAATAGCGTCACCATTAGTGGTAAACAATTTAAATAACCGCTTCGCATAGATTCAAACATATGAAGatgcaacgcacatgttggaatcggctatttatatatatatatatatatatatatatatatatatatatatatatatatatatatatatatatatatatgtatatatgtatatatatatccacatCTAGTACGCGGCACTGTAagagttgtaggacgatctcaccgctggcatccaGTCGTAAGGGTTGTAGTCGGTCATAAGATAAGATATGTggtagctggtccatgccgtcgtccaactcacccacgcttgggacttggttgtagggaggaacttgctctcatcgtgAACGAGGAATattggtttatttacagtatttacatgcgaacgttacagttcatcagtctaacatgactgccaaaggaatgcacactcagcagccgcacaacagctgcttataaacactgtcctccctagatccctaggtgagggaaaaccggcagttcaccgccaattcgtagcgtccaacgtcatcgtagtcgacccacCTTTTGAGGGAGGGTTACACACACTTCCACACGTTTTACTGACCACGTCGAGGAGAGTGGGTTCTCGTGGTcacggtgcttgacccgagcaggcgcctcttatCCCCGAGCTGACCTCGTACAGCCGCCGCCTCggctgtccattgtctggcgtcttcaaaggctcatgagaaggcaccgcaaagcatctccttccaggaattccccctgcttcagtcgaaccgtAAAGAcgttggcgatttcactaacaatagttggtccgccgatcgcgttaaTCATAGCGGCGGCGAGggggtgttgacgcggcacatcgtcgtcGTTCCCTATGAAACGAGTCACAGCGGCAGGTGGTAAAGGCTTCCATGGTCTCTTcagggaagctcgccacgctcgcagctgcagctggccgagaaaactttgcatgacggcacctctgcaggccgttcctaaaaGACGAAGATCTCGCGCATTGCGTAAGAGAAGATGAGGTCCCTGCGCAATCGTTTTTCAGTTTGCctgcaattaaagtgtcctgccctgttttatcagttcctgctgcttgtgaatcgtgacactggtggaggcgctgggtaaaTTTTGGGACACCTGTTAACAGCCCCACATCAAACCCAGGACGTTTTCCGCATGCCGAAACACCCgttcaccgcgccagccgtcgccTAGCTACTAGGCCCAGAATTTGGTGCCCTACCAGGAAGTCTGCCTGTTAACACGAGTGTCCAAGCCATTGCAGACCCAGCCCCTGCAAAGGTGACTCTTTTGACTTCTCGATCTCCCGCGAGCTTCCACGGCAATGCCTACGAGGATGCAGAAGACTAGCTCGAGGAATACGAGCGCGTAGGCAAGTATAATGAGTGGCATGCTGGACAGAAGCTATCTATAGTGTGTTTTTATCTCTTGAATATGGAGCCCGCACGTAATTCGTAAATCGCGAAGGAATCTGGCAAAGATGGCATGAGTTCCGCCGCCCATTCCTCCATACGTTCGGGAGCACCGAAAGGCTGGACCATGCGCGCAGCGCCTTCTCGAATCACGGATTTAAAAACCGAATAAACTGTTGCTATGTTCGCTGAGGACATGACTCGTCTTTGTCGTCGTGCAGATCCCGATATGCCCGAGGCAAAAAAACTCAGCCACCTCATGCGCGGCGCAAACGAGCATCTGTTTTCCGGTCTTGTGCGGAACCCGCCGACGAGCGTCGATGAAGTTATTCAAGAATCGATGGCCATAGAGCGCGCGTAACACCTACGCAACCGCCAGTATGATCACCTGACGAGCACTGGACCGGCAAGCGCCGCAGCAGTGACGGTCACAGACGAGGGTTCCTTGCGCCGGCTGATACGCGAAATTATTCAGGAAGAAATTAAGAAGCTCACTGCCACGCCAAATGAATGCACATCTGCGTCAGTGGTTGTGCGTCAAGAAATAAAGCAAACGTTTGCGGCTCCCGAGCCAAATTCCCAGACGTGGCAGCCCAGCTACGCAGATGTCCGTCGACCACCACCTCTGATGCCGACGCCGCAGTATCACCAGCAGTAGGCACCGGCATCACCTTGGTACCATAGGGAACAACCGACGCGACCACCGTTTCGCAGAACCGACATTTGGCGCACAGTTGACTACAAACAAGCCCTTGTGCTTCCACTGTGGGGAAGCGAGCCACATCTGCCGTCATTGCCCTTACCGCGTCGAAGGGTACCAAGCGTTCCCATCGACTGCTTCTCGTCGTGCTTTTGACGGCAGCCGAGCGAACATCGACGCGAATTCGACGAGCTGGCAAGCCGATTCTCCCGGTTACCGGTCGCACTCCCCTTCTCCGGGCCATCGTGTTCCAGCGGCAAGACACAGTTCCAACGACGTGGCCCGAGGGCAATCTCCCAGCCCACGCTGGGGATACTGAACGCCGCGACCTCAGGGGGGATGGTTGCTACACGTCGAAGTGCCAAAAATCCCCCACTGCCGTCGAACGAGAAGCCGATACAGCTGGATGATTTGACGAGAGACAAGATTGTTAGCGCCGATGTTACTGTATCAATGGACGGCCACGTCGTGACGGCGCTAGTAGACACTGGCGCGGACCTTTCAATCGTAACTGAAAAACTGGCGGACAGGCTTCGCGAAGTGAAAATGGAATGGTCAGGGCCGCACATTAGAGGTGCTGGAGGCCAGCTACTGACACCGACTGGCAAGTGTACTGCAAGGgtcaattataataataataataataataataataatgcctttattttccatcccaaggatgagggagggggagagaaaaagctagatatccagcttgacgggctctcgcctccccgatacaataCATGATGTTTTGGATTGGAATTGGATTCGTCATTCGTCGCAAATTTTGTTAGTCTCCCCAACTGCTGCAAAGATGTAATCTTAGGTATGGACTTCTTACGCGAGTACGGCGCCGTCATCAACATATTAGAAGGTATACTAACCTTTTCTGGGGAGGAAAGTGCAGGACTACAACGCAAGTCATTGCGCATCATAGACGACGTGACCGTACCACCGTTATCGTGCCGTCTTGTTTCCGTCAGGTGCGACACAGAGTACGATGGGGAAGGTATTGCTGAGCAGATAATTACGCTTTCGCTCACTCAAGGCATTACCACGCCCAGAAGTCTCGTCAAAGTAATGCATGGGCAAACAGAactactgctgacaaacttcagcaagtAACGACGACACATTGCAAAAGGCGCGGCAGTTGCTTACCTCGACGGGATTGCGGAATTCGGCGAATGCTTTCCATTACAACAAGGAGAGCAAGACGCTTCGGCACCGTTGCCTGTTCTTGACGT
The sequence above is a segment of the Dermacentor variabilis isolate Ectoservices chromosome 7, ASM5094787v1, whole genome shotgun sequence genome. Coding sequences within it:
- the LOC142588932 gene encoding polyamine-transporting ATPase 13A2-like gives rise to the protein MLGGEDGTEEEGALRGWQPSGGYEPLRWLLPKGWVLRLAAWRCPLARASLVSVHDGAGRLLAVRRVAPDGTFRHRGVRFCWDGATFRIPWLLQEERGLDDGQLTCGQLLASAGVHSDRRSALLQQHGPNEYTSVARRSRIPGTQWLAIGSFLWLLRSHYLTAGIAAFVVTALWLSQTCECLIGRFRSRRVVHSPTTLALPNAEEVESSLLVPGDVIALKQGDRAPCDMVLLSGDCVVDQGDVALPRMAARWPLTAPEGELFSVHKHRTSVILRPSRIACSRGQLLAVVLRTGAATESALLCSSPEWLYVEDEEGLGPAQWAVAAAAFLLSLLFWLGRDRFTWDEVLLRALSLHLLLFPPRALLANWLLEKVAVSALASARATSSRSALSSVARWGRTSRVAIDSAGALCEAAEKLAGVLPAGCHGFAPVIARGLSQLPRGHPLRWAAAAVGAALWKEGSDATGHPHEVATFAAAGSGLKADGDGYGLDTPPESPGPPLRLAPFVNPFWSTQRLDEDLRETRDPPDVISSVVVEVSRSCEPPWTNDCCEGSKGDYQPRAPSVRTVRSQRTSVGERPPSAEIPQIRVHAPPSRFSPYPALLAGARAIRRLSGQVANSCPLCHKKRPPAPEPEASKPVTPELPEPASTCRNDMKPVIEEHQAQDLLRERSECRRLCVLECEPRRAGRDWTTIVYETRNHREIVCVGRPGDVFPLCQGDHPAPCNAKAVSASFHERGFGIAAIAGRSCLDEGSRTDTARDCDLNFEGLLFFEPVMNPQAAPAVEELRRIDLRPVVVDEANVYRCIAVARSTGVVLPDEPLMLVATRKTVFGGPAVDIRILTTPSLFELPKQKVTAVPSRLHYALSYRTLVVLRKHFPGLLSSVRDSVSVLGGLPANRAAAAMRQLGIQTVCAGATLGLAASQRGAIVVGGRAQWPPLACDSVADVPRVALAARCVLGCRGATLDYVALSVCLQACALLVLYAQRATFTDRMHVYLELVACGGPTAALAVSRQGAPPPPRQDAAAFVLHALCWLAAQVALLGQLHCRGWYARLPERLQRRLDASVVCLLASYQLPLLAVQLAAFRGGSGLRPVAVACVLPIAATTALMFPWAASASLALGLPRWPRDRETLLLRMGIVLAALLNLLVDTLVQLFVAPKFRSDAQPADTMRVPVAETHIGRGVPPGTGARQ